The segment CGGATACATTCAACGGAATTGTCCTTCCTCATGCATCTTACTTTTGAATACTGCGCCTCTATCGATTGAAATTATTGAATTAAATCTCACTTTAGCATACTAAGATTCGTTTTTCAATGACTGTTCCTGAAAATGGTGCTGAATCGTTTCGGCAAGTTTTTTTGATATGCCTGCTTCAATAAGCTGCGCAACAGTTGCTTCACGTATTTTTTTCACCGACCCGAAATGCTTCATGAGCTGTTGTTTACGCTTCGGACCAATCCCTTCAATGCCATCCAACACCGAAACAATTGTATTAGCCTGGCGCTGTTGGCGTAAAAATGTAATAGCAAAACGGTGTACCTCGTCTTGAATACGTTGCAATAAATAAAACGCATCACTCGTTCTTTTTAGTGGAATTGGCTCCACTGGATCACCGAATAACAATTGGGACGTATTATGCTTATCATCCTTTGCGAGTCCAGCAATCGGAATATAAAGACCTAACTCATCTTCAATGACTTCACGCGCCACTTCCATTTGCCCTTTTCCCCCATCAATTACAATGAGATCGGGAAGCGGTAAATTTTCTCGTAAAACGCGTGTATATCGACGTCGAATGACTTCTTGCATCGCACCGTAATCATCATGTTTCGCGGCTTCCTTCGTTTTATATTTACGGTATTCCTTTTTTAATGGCTTGCCATCAACAAAAACAACCATCGCCGAAACAGGGTCCGCGCCGTGCATATGACTATTATCAAATGCCTCAATGCGCATCGGAATCGGAATATTCATTGCCTCACCTAATGCCTCACACGCACCAATCGTTCGTTCCTCTTGGCGCTCAATAAGCTGGAACTTTTCATGAATGGCGATATCCGCATTTTTCGTAGCTAGATCAACTAATTCTTTTTTCGAACCTTTTTTAGGTATAACAATTTTAACATTCAAAAGCTTTTCTAATAAAACACCATCCACTTGTGTAGGAATGAAAATTTCCTTTGGTAGCATATGGTTTGGTTCCTCATAAAAACGTCCGACAAATGTTAAAAACTCTTCTTCTGGTTCATTGTAAATCGGAAAAATGGAAACATCCCGTTCGATTAACTTCCCTTGTCGCACAAAAAATACTTGCACACACATCCAGCCTTTTTCCACAGCATAACCGAATACATCACGATTGCTTAAATCACCTGTCACCATTTTTTGCTTTTGCATAATCTTTTCGATATGCGCCATTAAGTCTCGATATTCCTTTGCCCGTTCAAATTCCAACTTTTCAGCAGCATCCAACATTTTTCGCTCTAAATCTTGCTTCACTTCTTCATAACCACCATTTAAAAACTTGGCAATCTCATCAATCATTTCACGGTATACATCGCTCTCAATTTCCTTCACACATGGTGCCAAACATTGCCCTAAATGATAATAAAGGCAAACCTGCTTCGGGATAATGGCACATTTTCTCAAAGGGTACAATCGATCTAATAATTTTCTTGTTTCGTTTGCTGCGAATGAATTCGGATACGGACCGAAATATTTGGCTTTATCCTTTTTGATTTTGCGCGTCGTTAAAATGCGCGGATAT is part of the Solibacillus sp. FSL K6-1523 genome and harbors:
- the uvrC gene encoding excinuclease ABC subunit UvrC: MNANIKAKLEILPGDPGCYLMKDHQGTIIYVGKAKSLKNRVRSYFTSSHDGKTARLVSEIVDLEYIVTSSDLEALILELNLIKLHDPKYNIKLTDDKTYPYIKITNEKYPRILTTRKIKKDKAKYFGPYPNSFAANETRKLLDRLYPLRKCAIIPKQVCLYYHLGQCLAPCVKEIESDVYREMIDEIAKFLNGGYEEVKQDLERKMLDAAEKLEFERAKEYRDLMAHIEKIMQKQKMVTGDLSNRDVFGYAVEKGWMCVQVFFVRQGKLIERDVSIFPIYNEPEEEFLTFVGRFYEEPNHMLPKEIFIPTQVDGVLLEKLLNVKIVIPKKGSKKELVDLATKNADIAIHEKFQLIERQEERTIGACEALGEAMNIPIPMRIEAFDNSHMHGADPVSAMVVFVDGKPLKKEYRKYKTKEAAKHDDYGAMQEVIRRRYTRVLRENLPLPDLIVIDGGKGQMEVAREVIEDELGLYIPIAGLAKDDKHNTSQLLFGDPVEPIPLKRTSDAFYLLQRIQDEVHRFAITFLRQQRQANTIVSVLDGIEGIGPKRKQQLMKHFGSVKKIREATVAQLIEAGISKKLAETIQHHFQEQSLKNES